The Pochonia chlamydosporia 170 chromosome 1, whole genome shotgun sequence genome window below encodes:
- a CDS encoding pre-rRNA processing protein (similar to Metarhizium acridum CQMa 102 XP_007809862.1), whose amino-acid sequence MASSTDASQLPSAAVRQSNFEQAVAYSLHLWPSLTLAVQNNWGGPDSEDKRDWFAGAVVDLFPEFSDAPQSKTAEEPDLEDVETVLLQVMIDEFEVNVDDDSGTEVAGNIIRARAECAIGQFDEVHKLSQRFQNLKGKKVDQLFKKAEDADQDTDWESDDDEDEDDEGDVDMNDAPAVPKEKPAPEVDEDGFTKVTHKKR is encoded by the exons ATGGCTTCGTCTACGGATGCCTCGCAGCTGCCCTCCGCAG CTGTGCGCCAGTCAAACTTCGAACAAGCCGTAGCATACTCCCTGCACCTCTGGCCGTCTCTGACGCTGGCCGTGCAAAACAACTGGGGTGGCCCTGATTCAGAAGATAAGCGAGACTGGTTTGCCGGAGCCGTTGTCGACTTGTTTCCCGAATTTAGCGATGCGCCGCAGAGCAAGACCGCCGAGGAGCCAGACTTGGAGGACGTTGAAACCGTCTTGCTGCAAGTCATgattgacgagtttgaggTCAATGTCGACGACGATTCAGGCACAGAGGTTGCTGGCAATATTATCCGAGCACGAGCCGAGTGTGCTATTGGTCAGTTCGACGAAGTACACAAGTTGAGCCAGCGGTTTCAGAAtctcaagggcaagaaggtgGATCAGTTGTTCAAGAAGGCCGAAGATGCTGACCAGGATACTGACTGGGAGtctgacgacgatgaggacgaagatgacgagggAGATGTTGACATGAATGATGCACCGGCCGTACCGAAGGAGAAGCCTGCCCCTGAAGTTGACGAGGACGGATTCACAAAAGTCACGCACAAAAAGAGGTAG